A genomic stretch from Strongyloides ratti genome assembly S_ratti_ED321, chromosome : 1 includes:
- a CDS encoding Zinc finger, C2H2 domain and Zinc finger C2H2-type/integrase DNA-binding domain and Zinc finger, C2H2-like domain-containing protein, whose protein sequence is MQQQEASALVHEVNCHQSPTTTTFRLAVVDKKKNWKQNKEEEEDDDKLEIVEDIKGIKNCSEKNYSNHNHSDNSSIRDIKEVEKSSDTGTIKKVDTIDLTNLDSDNNKDSSMDKIHTPGSGNKKGSVLEDKSNLNSFIPTDPLKHTNEEILGFFSQFAQQQSTDPAQWKAMVSTFFNTFNNKIHTEGTPLPATIINNDRGNDSPSDSCHNDTDSSEGHEERGTEEKGVLGSDIQTNTSNTSGSIVNNQTSSFLTPDSSISANCSRRSDLICPIGDCHQISASKGSRYWHVLNNHDDDKILTCKNCKESFCDNYQTIKHKCKKDPEECERPNSTPTIECEKQIFDIRQSLGSVPIPNSDMFTVDGFDSCDDEKEEKDDEDDGNIMNCTNREAENFFKNLLLNVNTFSGNKFSLPNINNDGEKKKNVDIKSNDQSAFDLQNRMFLQSMMSHMPGNNHLLQCLPPQTPGNNFFGSRRMDTFPGLPNTIQTPNIGGATPIGNNSLNISDDDWEAMMEISNTDETEKIRQMVGDKALPVTDPNQCLLCRRVLSCKSALQMHYRTHTGERPFKCKICQRAFTTKGNLKTHMGVHRMKHSYRGLNEPSPLGMQHACPICQKRFYSITQLQMHIAQHRDQLTNRNSGINNQPNGGGVVNESPFNNFNRKPPMMILGSPTIGTMNDNNIPQFPNFGIPPIGSNNSIPQFSMFPNLLNFPNPLAAMAAAAAAASKNTHDINGGNNNTNSNTPASSFISNADSQKEIINQEEKNAMGAKLLDMLLQQQQQSKEQNMKEEEKIIENNKDEIDEPVEKKIKRDEIIKDEVECNNVERGISESISPLSQDEITDNEGKNEEVKDEYKPSIFSNLVHLSDDIKQEGNNNDENPLDAIKKMYSQTEAPPPPRQPPTLSKHQCGVCYKHFSSSSALQIHMRTHTGDKPFKCDVCQRAFTTRGNLKVHMGTHSFQQSPSRRGRRIFDFPHDGASPTLGEIQGQRGNPLAGNLFLNPQLAAMANLQLPPNLSLTVSMAGTPALNAAMAMLAKNTYPNNNNSPEGNSTNSNCTILNNSNKTSPQGMLNGIESMLAYMKNTCTFCSKNCSTLTELETHMRSHFQNGTSLNNSKTPQKE, encoded by the exons aagTTAATTGCCATCAGTCCCCTACCACTACGACATTCAGATTGGCGGTAGTTGATAAGAAAAAGAATTGGAAACAAAATAAGGAGGAAGAAGAAGACGACGACAAATTAGAGATTGTTGAAGATATTAaaggaataaaaaattgtagtgaaaaaaattactCAAATCATAATCATTCCGATAATAGCAGCATTCGTGATATAAAag aagttGAAAAAAGTAGTGATACTGGTACAATAAAAAAGGTTGATACAATTGATCTCACAAACCTTGATAGTGATAATAATAAGGATTCATCAATGGATAAAATTCATACACCAGGTAGTGGTAATAAAAAAGGTTCTGTTCTTGAGGATAAGTCTAATCTTAACTCATTTATTCCAACAGATCCATTGAAACATACTAATGAA gaGATATTGGGTTTCTTTTCACAGTTTGCCCAACAACAATCCACAGATCCAGCACAATGGAAAGCTATGGtttcaacattttttaatacatttaataacaaaatacaTACTGAAGGTACACCATTACCAgcaacaataataaataatgatagaGGAAATGATTCTCCAAGTGATTCATGTCATAATGATACAGATTCCTCTGAAGGACATGAAGAAAGAGGTACAGAAGAGAAAGGAGTGTTAGGAAGTGATATACAAACTAATACCTCAAATACCTCTGGATCAATTGTCAATAATCAAACATCATCATTTTTAACACCAGATTCCTCAATCTCCGCTAACTGTTCAAGGCGTTCTGATCTCATTTGTCCAATAGGTGATTGCCATCAAATATCAGCATCAAAAGGTTCCAGATATTGGCATGTTCTTAATAATCATgatgatgataaaatattaacatgtaaaaattgtaaagAATCATTTTGTGATAATTATCAAACAATAAAacataaatgtaaaaaagatCCTGAGGAGTGTGAAAGACCTAACTCAACACCAACAATTGAATgtgaaaaacaaatttttgatataagaCAATCACTTGGATCGGTACCAATACCGAATAGTGATATGTTTACAGTTGATGGATTTGATAGTTGTGATGATGAGAAAGAAGAAAAAGATGATGAAGATGATGGTAATATAATGAATTGTACCAATAGAGAAgcagaaaatttttttaaaaatttacttcttaatgttaatacattttctggaaataaattttctttacctaatattaataatgatggagaaaagaaaaagaatgttgatataaaaagtaatgatCAATCAGCATTTGATTTACAAAATCGTATGTTTCTTCAAAGTATGATGAGTCATATGCCTGGTAATAATCATCTATTACAATGCCTACCACCACAAACACCaggaaataatttttttggtaGTCGAAGAATGGATACATTTCCTGGATTACCTAATACAATTCAGACACCTAATATTGGTGGTGCAACACCTATAGGTAATAATAGTCTAAATATTAGTGATGATGACTGGGAAGCAATGATGGAAATATCTAATACTGATGAGACAGAAAAAATAAGACAAATGGTTGGTGATAAAGCTCTTCCAGTAACTGATCCAAATCAATGTTTATTATGTCGTAGAGTTTTATCATGTAAATCAGCTCTACAGATGCATTATCGTACCCATACAGGGGAAAGAccttttaaatgtaaaatttgtCAAAGAGCTTTCACCACAAAAGGTAATCTTAAAACACATATGGGTGTTCATCGAATGAAACATTCTTATCGTGGTCTTAATGAACCATCACCACTTGGAATGCAACATGCCTGTCCTATTTGTCAAAAAAGATTCTATTCAATTACACAACTTCAAATGCATATTGCTCAACATCGTGATCAATTAACTAATAGAAATTCTGGTATTAATAATCAACCTAATGGTGGTGGTGTTGTAAATGAAAGtccatttaataattttaatagaaaacCACCTATGATGATATTAGGATCACCAACAATTGGAACAAtgaatgataataatataccACAATTTCCTAATTTTGGTATTCCACCAATTGGTAGTAATAATAGTATACCACAATTTTCAATGTTTcctaatttattaaattttccaAATCCACTTGCAGCAATGGCAGCTGCTGCAGCAGCAGCATCAAAAAATACTCATGATATTAATGGtggaaataataatactaataGTAATACACCTGCATCTTCATTTATTAGTAATGCTGATAgtcaaaaagaaattattaatcaGGAAGAAAAAAATGCTATGGGTGCTAAACTTTTAGATATGTTAttacaacaacaacaacaatcTAAAGAACAAAATATGAAGGaggaagaaaaaattatagaaaataataaagatgaaATTGATGAACCagtggaaaaaaaaattaaacgagatgaaattattaaagatgAAGTTGAGTGTAATAATGTTGAACGTGGTATCTCAGAATCTATTAGTCCATTATCTCAAGATGAAATAACTGATAATGAAGGAAAGAATGAAGAAGTTAAAGATGAATATAAACcatcaattttttcaaatctTGTTCATTTGTCTGATGATATTAAACAGGAaggaaataataatgatgaaaatCCTTTAGAtgctataaaaaaaatgtatagtCAGACAGAGGCACCTCCACCACCAAGACAACCACCAACATTATCAAAACATCAATGTGGTGTTtgttataaacatttttcatcatcatcagCCCTCCAAATACATATGAGGACACATACAGGAGATAAACCATTTAAATGTGATGTTTGTCAAAGAGCTTTTACAACAAGGGGTAACTTAAAAGTTCATATGGGAACGCATTCATTCCAGCAATCACCATCAAGAAGAGGAAGGAGAATCTTTGATTTTCCACATGATGGTGCATCACCAACATTAGGTGAAATTCAAGGACAAAGAGGAAATCCATTAGCtggaaatttatttttaaatcctCAATTAGCAGCAATGGCAAATCTTCAATTACCTCCAAATCTTTCATTAACAGTTTCAATGGCGGGTACTCCAGCACTTAATGCAGCAATGGCTATGTTAGCTAAGAATACCTAccctaataataataattcacCTGAAGGAAATTCAACAAATAGTAATTgtacaattttaaataatagtaaCAAAACATCACCACAGGGAATGTTAAATGGTATTGAAAGCATGCTTGCTTACATGAAGAATACATGTACTTTTTGTTCAAAAAATTGTTCTACTCTCACTGAACTTGAAACTCATATGCGTTCACATTTTCAGAATGGTACTTCATTAAACAACTCTAAGACTCCGCAAAAAGAGTAg